One Lepus europaeus isolate LE1 chromosome 7, mLepTim1.pri, whole genome shotgun sequence DNA segment encodes these proteins:
- the LOC133764253 gene encoding olfactory receptor 8J1, producing the protein MAPGNSSQVTEFILLGVSERPELQLPLFCVFLVIYGLTVVGNLGIITLTSIDSRLHTPMYFFLRHLAIINLGNSTVIAPKMLINFLVKRKTTSYYECATQLGGFLVFIVSEIFMLAVMAYDRYVAICNPLLYMVVVSRQICLLLVSLTYLYGLFTAIMVSSCVFSVSYCSSNVINHFYCDNVPLLALSCSDTYIPETVVFVSAATNLFFSMTIVLISYFNIVLSILRIRSSEGRKKAFSTCGSHMMAVTVFYGTLLFMYLQPRSNHSLDTDKMASVFYTLVIPMLNPMIYSLRNKDVKAALQRLMASPCYSFKSM; encoded by the coding sequence ATGGCTCCTGGAAATTCGAGCCAGGTCACTGAATTCATTCTCCTGGGAGTCTCAGAGCGTCCAGAGCTGCAGCTCCCCCTCTTCTGTGTGTTCCTGGTGATCTATGGGCTGACCGTGGTGGGGAACCTGGGCATCATCACCCTCACCAGCATTGACTCACGACTTCACactcccatgtacttcttcctccgGCATTTGGCTATCATCAACCTGGGCAACTCTACAGTCATTGCTCCTAAAATGCTGATCAATTTTTTAGTGAAGAGGAAAACTACATCGTACTATGAATGTGCCACTCAGCTGGGTGGATTCTTGGTTTTCATTGTGTCTGAGATCTTCATGCTGGCTGTGATGGCTtatgaccgctatgtggccatttgTAATCCCCTGCTCTACATGGTGGTGGTATCTCGGCAGATCTGCCTGCTGCTCGTTTCCCTCACGTATCTCTATGGACTCTTCACAGCTATCATGGTTTCATCTTGTGTGTTCTCTGTGTCTTATTGTTCCTCCAATGTCATCAATCACTTTTACTGTGATAATGTGCCTCTCCTAGCTTTATCCTGTTCTGATACTTACATTCCAGAAACAGTAGTCTTTGTATCTGCGGctacaaacttatttttttctatgactaTAGTTCTCATATCTTATTTCAACATTGTCTTGTCCATCCTAAGGATACGTTcatcagaaggaaggaagaaagcctTTTCCACCTGTGGCTCACATATGATGGCAGTCACAGTGTTCTATGGGACACTGCTGTTTATGTATTTACAGCCTAGAAGTAACCATTCATTAGACACTGATAAAATGGCCTCTGTGTTTTACACTCTGGTGATTCCTATGCTGAATCCCATGATCTACAGCCTGAGGAATAAGGATGTGAAGGCTGCCTTACAGAGACTCATGGCAAGTCCATGCTATTCCTTTAAGTCAATGTAA
- the LOC133764252 gene encoding olfactory receptor 8U9-like: MARNNCTQVTEFVLVGLTDRQVLKMPLFVVFLSIYLFTVVGNLGLILVIRTDARLNTPMYFFLSNLAFVDFCYTSVITPKMLGNFLYKQNVISFNACAAQLGCFLTFMVSECLLLASMAYDRYVAICNPLFYMITMSPGTCVQLVAAPYSYSLLMALFHTTLTFRLCYCHSNTVNHFYCDDMPLLRLTCSDTHSKQLWILTCAGITFISSVLIVFVSYMFIIFAILRMRSAEGRRKAFSTCSSHMLAVTIFYGTLIFMYLQPSSKHSLDTDKMASVFYTVIIPMLNPLIYSLRNKDVKEALKKILIHGNKTFVLVKLRK, translated from the coding sequence ATGGCTCGGAACAACTGTACTCAGGTGACAGAGTTTGTTCTTGTGGGTCTCACGGATCGTCAGGTGTTGAAGATGCCCCTCTTTGTGGTATTCTTATCCATCTACCTTTTCACAGTGGTGGGCAACCTGGGCTTGATCCTAGTCATTAGAACAGATGCAAGACTCAATACACCGATGTATTTCTTCCTTAGCAACCTggcttttgttgatttctgctatACTTCTGTCATTACACCCAAAATGCTTGGGAATTTCTTGTACAAACAAAATGTTATATCCTTCAATGCTTGTGCGGCTCAATTAGGCTGCTTTCTCACCTTCATGGTTTCAGAGTGCTTGTTGTTGGCCTCCATGGCTTATGATAGATACGTGGCCATTTGTAACCCCCTCTTTTACATGATAACAATGTCTCCAGGAACCTGCGTTCAGCTTGTAGCTGCCCCCTATAGCTACAGCCTCCTGATGGCACTGTTTCATACTACCCTCACCTTTCGCCTGTGCTATTGTCACTCTAATACTGtcaatcatttctactgtgatgaCATGCCCCTCCTCCGGCTAACATGCTCAGACACTCACTCCAAACAACTCTGGATTTTGACCTGTGCTGGAATCACATTCATTTCCTCTGTGctgattgtttttgtttcttacaTGTTCATTATTTTTGCCATCCTGAGGATGCGCTCAGCTGAGGGGAGGCGGAAAGCCTTCTCTACGTGTAGCTCCCACATGCTGGCGGTCACCATATTCTATGGGACTCTGATCTTCATGTATTTACAGCCCAGTTCTAAACATTCTCTAGACACAGATAAGATGGCCTCTGTCTTCTACACAGTGATCATCCCCATGTTGAACCCCTTGATCTACAGTCTCCGCAACAAGGATGTGAAGGAGGCCCTCAAGAAAATCCTCATCCATGGAAACAAGACTTTTGTGTTGGTGAAGTTAAGAAAATGA
- the LOC133763636 gene encoding olfactory receptor 8K3-like, with protein sequence MRDNQQIVCISSGEVSKVVKEFILMGITDRPELKAPLFALFLIIYLISAVGNLGMIILTKIDSRLQTPMYFFLRHLAITDLGYSTAVGPKMLVNFVVEQNIISYYFCAIQLAFFLLFIVCELFILSAMSYDRYVAICNPLLYTVIMSQTVCHVLVAIPYLYCTFVSLLVTIKIFNLPFCGDNVVSHFYCDSLPLLSLLCSNTHEIELIILTLAAVDLISSLLVVFGSYLLILRAILRMNSAEGRRKAFSTCGSHLTVVTVFYGTLIFMYVQPKSTHSFNTDKVASIFYTLVIPMLNPLIYSLRNKDVTCALKRTWNNVCSIFSSGVHTT encoded by the exons ATGAG GGACAATCAACAAATTGTTTGCATCTCCTCAGGGGAAGTCTCAAAAG TGGTGAAGGAATTCATTCTGATGGGAATCACAGATCGCCCTGAGCTGAAGGCTCCATTATTTGCATTGTTCCTCATCATCTATCTGATCTCAGCAGTGGGCAACCTGGGTATGATCATCCTCACCAAGATAGACAGCAGGCTACAAACACCCATGTACTTTTTTCTCAGACACCTGGCTATTACAGATCTTGGTTACTCTACAGCTGTGGGACCCAAAATGTTAGTAAATTTTGTTGTGGAGCAAAACATAATCTCCTATTATTTTTGTGCTATACAGCTAGCTTTCTTTCTCCTGTTCATTGTttgtgaactttttattttgtcagCAATGTCCtatgaccgctatgtggccatctgtaaCCCTCTGCTCTACACAGTCATCATGTCACAAACAGTATGTCACGTACTGGTGGCAATCCCCTATCTCTACTGCACATTTGTGTCTCTTCTAGTCACCATTAAGATCTTTAATTTACCCTTCTGTGGTGACAATGTTGttagtcatttttactgtgatagtcTCCCCTTGCTGTCTTTGCTCTGCTCAAATACACACGAAATAGAGTTGATCATTCTGACCTTAGCAGCTGTtgatttaatttcttctctgctGGTGGTCTTTGGGTCTTATCTGCTGATCCTAAGAGCCATTCTTAGGATGAACTCTGCTGAGGGCAGACGCAAAGCCTTTTCCACCTGTGGATCTCACCTGACAGTGGTCACTGTGTTCTATGGGActttgatatttatgtatgtgcaaCCCAAATCTACTCATTCTTTTAACACTGATAAAGTGGCTTCCATATTTTATACCTTGGTTATACCCATGCTGAATCCTTTGATATACAGTTTAAGGAATAAAGATGTTACTTGTGCCCTAAAAAGGACATGGAATAATGTGTGCAGTATTTTTTCTTCAGGTGTGCATACAACATGA
- the LOC133764255 gene encoding olfactory receptor 8K1-like, whose product MKHIEKLNLTAGTQVTEFIIMGITDNPGLQAPLFGIFLIIYLVTVIGNLGMIILTYLDSKLHTPMYFFLRHLSVTDLGYSTAIGPKMMVNFVANKSTISYNLCATQLAFFEIFIITELFILSAMAYDRYVAICKPLVYMVIMEEKVCWVLVLIPYLYSTFVSLLLTVKLFSLSFCGSNIIRYFYCDCLPLISMLCSDTHELELIVLIFSGCNLLSSLLIVLVSYMFILVAIFRMNTTQGRYKAFSTCSSHLTVVVVFYGTLLFIYLQPKSSHTFDIDKMASVFYTLVIPMLNPLIYSLRNKEVKNALKRTLLNLIKMHT is encoded by the coding sequence ATGAAGCACATTGAGAAACTCAATCTTACTGCTGGGACGCAGGTTACTGAATTCATTATCATGGGGATCACCGATAACCCTGGACTGCAGGCACCACTCTTCGGAATCTTCCTCATCATATACTTGGTCACAGTGATTGGCAATCTGGGCATGATTATACTGACCTATTTGGACTCCAAGCTCCACACCCCCATGTATTTTTTCCTTAGACATTTGTCAGTTACTGATCTTGGTTACTCTACTGCCATTGGCCCAAAGATGATGGTCAATTTTGTGGCAAACAAAAGTACTATTTCCTACAATTTGTGTGCCACCCAGCTGGCATTCTTTGAGATTTTCATCATCACTGAACTGTTTATCCTATCAGCAATGGCCTATGATCGCTATGTGGCCATTTGCAAACCACTTGTATACATGGTTATCATGGAGGAGAAAGTGTGTTGGGTGTTGGTTCTTATTCCTTATCTCTATAGCACATTTGTGTCACTCTTGCTCACAGTTAAGCTATTTTCATTGTCATTCTGTGGCTCTAACATCATCAGGTATTTTTACTGTGACTGTCTCCCTCTCATATCCATGCTCTGTTCAGACACTCATGAATTAGAATTGATCGTTTTGATCTTCTCAGGCTGTAACTTGCTCTCCTCCCTCTTGATTGTTCTGGTATCCTATATGTTTATTCTTGTAGCTATCTTCAGAATGAACACAACCCAGGGGAGGTACAAAGCCTTCTCCACCTGTAGCTCTCATCTAACAGTAGTGGTAGTGTTCTATGGGACATTATTGTTCATTTATCTGCAACCTAAATCAAGCCACACCTTTGATATTGATAAAATGGCTTCTGTATTTTATACCCTAGTGATCCCTATGCTGAATCCACTAATTTACAGCCTACGgaacaaagaagtaaaaaatgcACTGAAAAGAACTTTACTGAATCTGATTAAAATGCACACATGA